In Gimesia panareensis, the genomic window GTACTTATCTGTACGATAAACCCATCGTTCAAAAGGGAGAAGCGTATTCCCCCGAGCACCCTGTCGACGGCGTACATATCAGTAAAAATTGCTTCTTTCTCGGTGATCTCGGCTGTGATCCAATTCGCACCCGCGAGGGCACGATCCTGGTTCCCATGCAAATGCCCCCCCTGGCAAACGACGGCAAAAGCCTGTTCAACCCCGGAGGCGGCTGGTACTGGCTCCAAACCAGAATTCTCATCGGACGCTGGACGGAAAACAACGACATCGAATGGGAGTCATCAGAACCGATCGAAGGCGATGGCAAACGCACCGTCCGCGGGTTGTATGAACCGACCCTGGCACAAATGCCGGATGGGAATCTCATCTGTATTATGCGCGGCAGTAACGGCGGCAAGAGCGATCCCTCGAATAAGCTGCCCAGTCGCAAGTGGATCAGCATTACCAAAGACGGCGGCCACAAGTGGAGCAAGCCAGAGCCCTGGACCTACTCTGATGGAGAACTTTTCTTTTCTCCCTCTTCGATGTCAGAACTGATCAAACACTCGAATGGCCGTACTTACTGGATTGGCAACATCAGTGAGAAAAACTGCCAGGCCAATCATCCCCGCTGGCCTCTGGTCATTGGTGAGGTCGATCCGAAAACCTATGGAATTATACGCGAGAATCTGGTTGTGATTGACACGAAACAACCTGATGAAGAGGACGTGAACCTGTCGCACTGGCACTCTATTG contains:
- a CDS encoding sialidase family protein, whose amino-acid sequence is MKLFQNLSLSSMIVISLLMQTANAAGPGTLSLKQKQLLKATSPLFKAIYQNHSGQAMIKLNGVSADNGLTWEPVKPTPDFDKDLPFGYRRSHYGLWRDPVNGNILSLFNCMDTPGKDPKAHEPRWQWHWYYLRYRVSTDGGRTYLYDKPIVQKGEAYSPEHPVDGVHISKNCFFLGDLGCDPIRTREGTILVPMQMPPLANDGKSLFNPGGGWYWLQTRILIGRWTENNDIEWESSEPIEGDGKRTVRGLYEPTLAQMPDGNLICIMRGSNGGKSDPSNKLPSRKWISITKDGGHKWSKPEPWTYSDGELFFSPSSMSELIKHSNGRTYWIGNISEKNCQANHPRWPLVIGEVDPKTYGIIRENLVVIDTKQPDEEDVNLSHWHSIEDRQTGNIVITTSRASKGYKSRTPVIYTIGVEGARPQE